From the genome of Litoribrevibacter albus:
TACAGTGTTGAAGAACGAGCAGGACAGCAAATTTGTGCTGTTTTATGCCAACCGCTCACCTGACACCATGATGTTCAGAGACAAGCTCGAAGCGCTTAAAGCCGAGTATCCGGAACGTTTCTTCCTACTGCCGTTTTTCTCTGAAGATCCGAGCCAACAGCTCACCATTCACTTTGCGATTGCAGACAGTTTGGATGGCATGATTCACTCCATTGATGGTACGCGCTCTGCCAAGCAGACCACTGAAATCAGAACCTTATTATCTGATATCCCGGATCTGACCGAAGCCAGCCACTGGTACTTATGTGGCCCGCAAGGCATGACCGACATGGTTCAAAATATCCTTCTTGATAACGATGTGGATGAAAGCCGAATCCAGCGAGAGCTGTTCACTGCCGCTGTTTCTGAATCAAGCGCAGCGGCTGGCTCAAGCGCTGCGGCTGGTTTAAAGGGAGCCAGCAAATCGAAGCCCGAAGGCACGACGGCAAGTGCTACAAGTTCCTCAGCAGGCGCAACGCAAATCAGCGTTATCCATAACGGACAATCGGTGGACTTTGATTGGGATGACAGCAACGAAGTTATTCTCAATCAAGCACTCAAACAAAACGAAGACCTGCCACACGCTTGCCAGTTTGGTGCCTGCGGAACCTGCAAAGCCAAGGTGATCGAAGGCTCTGCCGTGATGAATGAAAACATGTCTCTGGAAGCCGATGAAGTAGAGCAGGGCTACATTCTTACCTGTCAGGCCGTTCCAACCTCAGAACGAGTGGTTATCAGTTACGACGATATTTAACCGGATCACCTTAGACTCCTTTCCATGTAAAGACTTTGTTGTGGATCTAAGTACTCCCGCCTTACCGAGAGTTTAGGTCCTAACTCTGGCCCCTTGTTTGGCGCGCTCTTCGTCCCCGAAGCGCGCCTTTTTTGTTATCAGAGCGTCTGAAATTTCCTTTCTAGTGTTGAAGGAATGATTACGACAAATGTCGTTTTTTTCACTGTGGCGTTGGTCAAAACGGAATGGTATTGTAGGTAAATCAAGGGCTTTCGGTTTGGAAGGATGGGAGCCTTAAGGGATAAAGTACGACATTTGTCGTTTTTAATTACGACAGTTGTCGTCTATTAACTGTTAATGGTCACTAGAGAGTGTGTCCCATGAATATGGAAATCGAATGAAAGATAAAAACGGACTGATCGTAACCAAAGATCAAAATAAGCTCCTATGGCTCATCGACTTCATAAAGTTTTCAAGCAACTCTAAAGTCTGGTGTGTTTCGTTAATTTTCATGGTTTTGTCATTTTTACTGGCTTGCTTCGTTGGCAACTCAAATATATTTGCGGCTTCTGGTGGTGTTGTGACCATTCTTGGGCTTCTAATATTCATTGGTATCACAACACCTGTTGAGCTCGAAGAAATTCAAGAGGTAATAAATAGCCGAACATCCAGCCCTCAAGTCCGCGAAGATAATGGCGCTGAAGTTATTGCCCATATTGCCAAAACGGTAGAAGACGTCTTGTATGCTAGGGGCCGTCAAGTTCTGGGTTTTTCTATAACATTGGTAGGAACATTAGTGTGGGCTTACGGTTGGCTAATTGAGTACCTTCCGTGGTTTGAAACCATTAACATCTATATGACCGGGGGTTGTCAAGGCGCAAAAACCTGAAGGCCCCTCCAAGGTCAGAGCTCGATTCTTAATAATCTGTTCTGTTTCCTCTTATTGGCACCACTGCCGATTCTTTCATTACTGNATATAAAAACCAATGTACAGTCATCCCAATAAAAAATGCCTAACATCTATATGACCGGGGGTTGTCAAGGCGCAAAAACCTGAAGGCCCCTCCAAGGTCAGAGCTCGATTCTTAATAATCTGTTCTGTTTCCTCTTATTGGCACCACTGCCGATTCTTTCATTACTGTTGTCAGTTCGTAAGAACTGCACACAAACATCTATCGAGGTTCTACTGAGGATACCCTCAG
Proteins encoded in this window:
- a CDS encoding 2Fe-2S iron-sulfur cluster-binding protein → MMTKASNPETQFHTLKLANVNPLTDDSIMLTFDVPEHLKPHYQFVPGQYLTLRARIDGKLVSRCYSICSPQGEEHLSVAIRKISDGQFSGYAVENLAANDELEVMPPMGRFQLVPHAPKADYAPCYVGVAGGSGITPIMSMINTVLKNEQDSKFVLFYANRSPDTMMFRDKLEALKAEYPERFFLLPFFSEDPSQQLTIHFAIADSLDGMIHSIDGTRSAKQTTEIRTLLSDIPDLTEASHWYLCGPQGMTDMVQNILLDNDVDESRIQRELFTAAVSESSAAAGSSAAAGLKGASKSKPEGTTASATSSSAGATQISVIHNGQSVDFDWDDSNEVILNQALKQNEDLPHACQFGACGTCKAKVIEGSAVMNENMSLEADEVEQGYILTCQAVPTSERVVISYDDI